TGTTTCACAGGCTCATAAAGTGCTAGTACAATGGACTGTTCAGTCTCCGATAACATTGGTTTGTTctattaaatatgaataaatatagaTTCACtatgataaatttaaaatatccatataatacaataaataaataaataaaaccattatCAACAGATCGCCTGTCAATTCTGAAAAGAGACATCCCACTCTTGCTGTAAGGCTCAATTAGTGTTGTAGAAGTAAGGAGCGAAGGCGGGCACCTACCTGTACAATCTGAAAACTGCTCGGACAGTTTTAGCACCTGTTTGGACACAGCAAACTCAACTCTCTCACTTCCTTCCTAGAAAGTTCTGATTTCTAAGTGAAGCTGTTGATTGTTGACTCTTtgccctattttttaaaataacgtCCTAAGATAATAAGTTTCAAAAACAATTTCAGAGCCCAAGTCCTTTCCCTTGTGGTGCTTCATGAGTCCTTAGAAAACACACTGGAAGTAATGCATTTGGAAAGCTTTGTAATTGTTCAGAAGCAGCAGAGGGATCTCGTGGTGGCTCACAGTCCCACCAGACCTTAATTCCTTAACAGCTCTAGGGAAGCCCTGGCCAGCTTCGGAGATGATGACCCAAAATTCAGGTTGGGGGCTGTCCACTGTGTGTGACAGGTTGGATCTTCTCTAGAGAGACATCAGTGTCATAGTCCAGTATGACTGATAAGGCCGGGGACAGCTTCTCCAGTGGTTTACCTAttccacctgcctcctccttttTCAGATCCTCGGAGGAGCCCACAGCATGAGGGATCAGGTAGACCAGATTACAGTCCTTGGAGATGGAGCCTCGGGGCTCATGGTGGCTGGAAAACACCACAGCCCCATTGTTGTTGATACTCACTGTCTCGATGGCATTGTTTGTTGTAGGACAAAGTCTATAGCATCCTAAGAGGGTTGAAAATGCCTTTTGAAAATCAGCGTTAAAGGCATAAATAATGGGGTTCAAGGAAGAATTTGcccacccaaaccacacaaatacATCAAAGGTGATGGAGTCGATGCAAAACGGCTGGGTCTCCCCAGACCCACAGAAGGGTACCATACAGTTTGAGATGAAGAAGGGGAGCCAGCAGCACACGAACACCCCCATGATCACAGACAGTGTCTTCAGTACTTTAGTCTCTCTCTTGAAGGACATCTTGAAGGAACTTTCTGATTGAGAACATTCCACGGGGTTTCCATTACCCGTGGTGGTCTGGCAATTCTTGGCATGGACTGCTGCCCTCTCCAAGGCTGAGATGCGCCGGATTTGTTTCTGGGCAATCCTGTAGATACTGGTGTAGGTGACGATCATAATGGCTACAGGAATGTAGAAGCTTATGAGGGAGGATGAAATGGCGTACGTCCTGCTCAGCCTGGTATCACAGTTGTCATCCTCAGTGTCTTCCAGGAAAGTGGAATTGCCATCCAAGGGCCACGTGGGCTTTGCCTTGTGCCAGCTTAGCTGCACGGGGATAAAGGAGATAAGAACAGACAAAGTCCATGCTACGCTAATTAGGATGAAGGCTGCCTTGGGGGTCATCTTCCTCTCATACTGGAAAGGGCTGGAAATCGCCCAGTACCTGTCCACGCTGATCACACAGAGGTTAAGGATGGACGCGGTGGAGCACATGATGTCAAAGGCTACCCAAATGTTGCAAAAGGACCCAAAAGGCCAAAAGCCAGCAATCTCAGCCACAGCTTTCCAGGGCATGACCAAGACAGCCACCAAGAGATCTGACACAGCTAAAGAGATGACAAAGAAGTTGGTCACCTTGGACCGCAGGTGCCGGAACCTGATGACAGCGGCGCAGACAAGGGTGTTCCCCAGGAGAGTGGACAGGATGAGCAGCGACAGGAAACAGGCCGTGAGAATGCGAAAGGAGAAATCCCTCTCCACTGGCAGCCCGGCCCCGGCCCCATCCATGGTAGAAGTGTTCGGAGCCATCTTCCAGACAGGAAAGCACTTCTGGGTGGGTTGGCCCTGGGATTCTCGAGTAGGCTTAGCCACACTTCCCCTGGTCACTCACCAGCCAGCAGCCCCTTGCCCAGCTCCAGTTGCTGCCCGGACCAAAGGACAGAGGTGTTCCATCAGGACCTTCCCGGGAGCAATCCAAGCCATGCCGGTAAAAGTACCCTCTTGCTTTCCATCTGTCTCCCGGGCACCGACTGGTCCCTAAATTCCCCAAAGACAGCACCAGCTTTTCAGCATATTCTAAATCTTCAACTCAAGAGACTGAGACCTCTTCCTGGTCAATTATGGTCGCTTTTCAGGGgtgctgcctcttcct
The DNA window shown above is from Cricetulus griseus strain 17A/GY chromosome 3, alternate assembly CriGri-PICRH-1.0, whole genome shotgun sequence and carries:
- the Drd1 gene encoding D(1A) dopamine receptor → MAPNTSTMDGAGAGLPVERDFSFRILTACFLSLLILSTLLGNTLVCAAVIRFRHLRSKVTNFFVISLAVSDLLVAVLVMPWKAVAEIAGFWPFGSFCNIWVAFDIMCSTASILNLCVISVDRYWAISSPFQYERKMTPKAAFILISVAWTLSVLISFIPVQLSWHKAKPTWPLDGNSTFLEDTEDDNCDTRLSRTYAISSSLISFYIPVAIMIVTYTSIYRIAQKQIRRISALERAAVHAKNCQTTTGNGNPVECSQSESSFKMSFKRETKVLKTLSVIMGVFVCCWLPFFISNCMVPFCGSGETQPFCIDSITFDVFVWFGWANSSLNPIIYAFNADFQKAFSTLLGCYRLCPTTNNAIETVSINNNGAVVFSSHHEPRGSISKDCNLVYLIPHAVGSSEDLKKEEAGGIGKPLEKLSPALSVILDYDTDVSLEKIQPVTHSGQPPT